TCTTTGAGAAGCTATATCAATATCCATTCTCTTTCTTAGGTTTTCATCTTGAGTAGTAATCCCTACAGGACAATTACCACTACCACAAATACGATATTGCTGACATCCTATAGCCATTAATGCAGATGTTGCAACCGCTATTGCATCAGCACCTAAAGATAAAGCTTTTGCAAAATCAGAAGATACTCTTAAGCCACCAGTAATTATTAAATCAATATCAATATTGTTATCATCCAAATATTTCCTTGCTCTTGATAGGGCATAAATTGTTGGAATTGAAGTAGCATCACGTATGATTTTTGGACTTGCACCTGTTGCTCCTCCCCTGCCATCAATTGTAATAAAATCCGGCTCAGCATAAGATATAAATTCTAAATCTTCCTCTATCCTACCAGCTGCAATTTTAACACCTATAGGCCTTCCTTCTGATTCCTCCCTCAAATGACTTATAAGGTCTTTTAAATCCTCTTTGGATTTAATTTCCTCATATAATGATGGGCTTATAATATCTTCACCCATCGGTTTTCCTCTAATTGCCGCTATTTCCTCGCTGATCTTTTTAGCAGGTAAATGTCCCCCCATTCCAGGTTTGGTTCCTTGACCTATTTTAATTTCAATTGCATCAGAATTTACTAAATTTTCCTTTGTTAAGCTATAGTGATTTGGAACATATTCAAAAATGTATTTATAACTGTTTTCCATCTCATCAGCTAATATTCCTCCTTCCCCACTGGACATAGCAGTTTTAGCCATTGCACTTCCTTTAGCAAGAGCTATTTTACTCTCATAAGATAAAGCACCGAAAGACATATGGGAAATATAAATAGGGCTTTCAAGAACCATCGGTTTTCTAGCATTTTTACCAATGATTGTTCTTGTTTTAACCTCTGCATGTTCATCTAAAGGAAATGGATTAAGTTGATTTGCAATAATAAGTATCTCATCCCAACTAGGCATAGGTATTTCTGTTGCCATTGCATTTATTATAGAATTTCCATTTACTGCCATTTCATGAATGTCTGCCATATGGGGGATTGAACTATCAAAGCGTGCAGTTTCCTTAGGATATTCTAATTGGGAGGATGAAAAAGCAGCTTCCTTTTTATCCCCATCACTACCTTCACTAATCTCATTTACAGATTCCTTTTTATCCCCATCACCACCATCACTAATTTTCTTAAATACACTAGCGGGATGTTTGCAAACTGGACATTTTTCAAGTTCCTTAAAAGATTTATTCTCTTTCTCTTCATCAAATTCATATCCACAGATACTACATTTATATATTGCCATTGAAAAGCCTCCAAATGTGTTTTAATTAAATTGATTATTTAATTAGTCTTAATTAGCTTTAAATTAAAATTGAAAAAACTATTTAATAAATATTTCTAAAAGTTCTACGTTCTCATTGTCAACATTATTTTCAATACTTTCTAAAATATCATCAACTGTGCCATCAAATATTGCAAAGGGTAAAGGCATATGTTCATAATCCCAGTAATCAGATCTCTGAATAAAACTAAGTAAACTAAGTGCTTCAACTAAATCTAAATTCTTTTTAGATAAAATCTTTTCCCAATTGCTTTTAAGCTCAAGATCATATTTCTCTTTAAGTAAGTTTACATGCTCATTATAGTCTTCAATAGCTAAACCATACTTAAATAAAATATTTGCAAGAAGATAATTTAATCCATCTAAATTATAGTCTTTACTAAGTACTTCCTTTTTAAAATCATATTCTAAAATGTATCTTTCTTCTAAATCCTTTTCTTTTTCTATTTTTTCCAAAAAATAGATATAATTGTCGTTATATGAATTATAATATTCTTTAAAGTATCCTCTGAATTTGATTAATTCCTTTAATCTATCTTCACAAGACAATTCTTTTATTTCCTCATCTGGAATTTTAGCTATTTCATTAGCTATTTTATAAAAATCATTCATATTGTAACCATAAATTCTAATTTGATAATTAAACTTTATTATTTAAATAGTGAGTAAATTTTGATATAAAATAATTAAAAACACGATTAATAAAAATATAGTTTATATAAATTAAATTAATTAAAACAGATAAATCTTTAATTTAAATAATGCTATTCTTTTTTCTCAATTAAATCAATTAGATAATCCATACGGTTGGATAGATCTTTTACATTTTCTTTGATTTCAGCTAATTCCTCATCATTTGAGATTGTTTTTTCTTTAATTTTATCAATTGATTCCTTTGTCTTGTCTAAGTTTTCTTTAAGAGTATTTACTTTTTTATTAAATTCATCATTTTCTTCTTTAAAGATTTTTTGATTAAAGAAATAAGCAAAAGATGCTGTAAGCACTGAAAACATTAAAACTCCCACTATAAGAAGCAATAAGCTAATAAAATGACCAACAGGGCTTTCTGGAATTATATCCCCATAACCTACTGTAGTTATTGTTTGGAATATAAACCATAAACTCTCATAAATACTGTGAATATTTGGATCAAAGTAATATAAAGTGAAAGTAGAGCCAACAATAATAACTATAAAAATAGCTATTATTTTATCTAAATAAGTGGCATTGAAGAACCTTTTAACATACTTAGAAATATCCTTAAATAGCAATATTACTCTTAAAAGTCTAAGCAGAATGATTAAATGATAAGAATACAATAATTGGCTTGGGAATGGTAGGATTAACAATCCTAATGGTAAAGAAGCAACTAAATCTAGGTAATTTTCTTTTAAAAACTGATTTCTATCTGCTGAATCTAAGTATTTTATTATAAAGTTGATTATTAAGACAATACAAATTAGAGTGTCAAATATAAAAATAAAATCTATATACTCTTGCTCTAGATTAAATAAGATAGAGGCTATAATAAGTAAAACATCTATTATGATTAGTATTGATAAGCTTATATCTAATCTTTCAAACCATGATTTCAAAAGCTTCACCTTTAGTTTTTCTTATTTATTATTCTCTTTTAATTAGATAAATAATTTATTATTTAAAAAATCCAGAAATAATAAAAAAGTATTCTATAGAAAACTATTTTTAAAAAAATAAGAAAAAAGTTTCCTATAGAAAACTATTTTAAAAAAAATAAGAAAAAAGTTTCCTATAGAAAACTATTTTAAAAAAAATAAGAAAAAAGTTTCCTATAGAAAACTATTTTAAAAAAAATAAGAAAAAAGTTTCCTATAGAAAACTATTTTAAAAAAAATAAGAAAAAAGTTTCCTATAGAAAACTATTTTAAAAAAAATAAGAAAAAAGTTTCCTATAGAGAACTAGATTAAAACTTCAAAGAATTCTTTATTTAAATAATTAATATGAGTAATCAATTGTCTTCTTTTCATTTGGAGCAATTTATGATTGTACATTAAATCTTCATATTTCACCCTATCATAATCAGCTCCACGGTCTTTCCTGCACTGAAGTTTCCATATTTCTTTAAATTGTTTACTCATTTGATTTTTAATATTTTCTAACTCTACACTTGCTTCATTAATTTCTAAAGTTAATTCATCTATTTTTCTCATAATACTCCTCTTTAAAATAAATAAATTAACCCAAATATATTATTAAAAAAATCTAACCATAATTAAATTAATTTAGTGCTACTTTATAAATAGAAAAGTAGAGCATTTGAAAACTAATATCTATTAATAATTCTTTAAAAGCTAAATTTTATTTAAGAAATAACTTTTATAAAATCTGTATCAACAACCCTCTAATTTGCTCTAGATAAACTTCTCTTTTAATCATAATGTTTCCCATATTAATATTTTTAAATCAATATAATCTATTTTTAAATTAAATGCTTTCTATAGAAAGCATAGTTTGAAAAATCAGATAAAAAAAAAAAATTATAAAAATATAATATCAAAAATAAATGAATAATGCTTTTTATAGAAAGCACAACCACAAAAAATAAACAACAATGATTCCTATAGAAAGCACAACCACAAAAAATAAACAACAATGATTCCTATAGAATGCATAATAATATATTATCTGAAAATAATTCATTTAAAGCTACTGATCATAGGAGCCATAGTTTCACTTCATGAGAAACTATCATTAAATCATCATTAGTTTCTTCATTTGAGAAAAACACCATATAATGTTAAAATTAAAATAAGGCCATTTTGGGATTGAAATGTAGAAATTGATGGCTACTTTGATATTTACGGTAGTAGTCATGTTCAAATGTTATATCCTGGAGATTTGGAGGGTGGAGCAGAAAATGTTGCTAACTGCCGTTGTTGGTTACAGTTTACTAACATTACTCCAAGTAACCTTAAAACTAGAGGAACCATACAAATAAATCCAAATGTAAACCTGACTACTAATAATGCTAAGACTTATAGTGTAAATACTGAAAGTAAAGGTAAAACTAGAAAACCTAATATTAATGAATATACATCAAGCAATAAAAAACAAGGATTATTCTCAAAAATTAAAACAAGAATTTTAAATATTGGAAACAAAAATACCTCAAAAATTACAAAACCAGAAATCAAATCTAATAAAAATTCTATCAATATAAATTACAATAAAGATCCCCATAAAGTTGTAGAGGTAAATAATAAAAAAATATATGGTGTTGGTGAGTCTATTGAAGACAAATTAGCATTTTCTAATAAATGGGCTATAAAAAAATCAGATTTATCTAAAAAAGAGTATAATTTTGTAAAATTATATTCTGGAGATGTAACAAAAATTTTAAATAATTATCTTAGGGAAATTGCTATTGAACCTAATAATTTTAAAAGAAAATTAATACATGCAAAATTTATGATTAAATGGAATAAATTTAGATTTAAATATCCAAAAGAGTATATGCCTCTAAATGAATATTTAAAAATTTCTGAAACTATCTTTGAAAAAGGAAAAGTTTTGGATGAAGATTTAGTGTTAGTTAGAAGACAATCCCGTCCATTATCTGATTATGCCAATGAAGGAATATATCACTCAGATGCATTTCTATCAACTTCTATTTCAATGAATGTTAAACCAGAACTATATGGTCCATATATTAATTTAATTGTTGTACCGAAAGGTACAAAAATATTTTATATTGAAAAAATAACATCCACAAAAACAGAATATGAAGTATTATTTAATAAGGGATCTGATTTAAAATTCTTAAATCAAGAAAATAAATACATATCTTCTTGGATTTTAATATAAATCTTTATATATATAAAAAAACAAATATATTACTATAAAATAAGGAGGTTAATTATGGTTAGAAGATTAGTTCCAGATTATGATTTTATCATGAATGTTAATGATGATTTCATTGATTCTTTTGTAAATGTTCCTTTAGGTATACCTAATATGTTAATGAATCTCCTTGAAGAAAGAGATGAGGATATCGGTGATAAAAGATTGATTACTTTTATTAATCATCCTGATTGGGAATCATTAGATCAAAACGAAAGAGCAATTACTTATAAAATGTTAAATGAAGGGAAAATAGATGAAGCTCATGATTACCATGTTCAATATGCTCTTGATTTTATTGAAAAATATCCTCAATTTAAACCTATGATTAAAGGAGTCGAAGACTCTAAACTAGGTTTTTTAGAAAATATTTTTAAATTATAAAACTCTTTTTTACTATTTTTTTTATTTTAGTTTCTAACTGTCCACCTTATATATTGAAGAGTGGAAAAAATATTCAAAATAGAAACTAAAAATGTAGACAGCTTTTTTGGTAACCTTAATCTTATTTTATTCATAATAACTATTTTTTTCTTTTTTGAGTATTCTTTTCTCACACTTCCAATTTTATTTCAATAATAAAAGGAATAAGAATCATGATTGTAAAAGGTGCAGTTCTCATACCAAAAATCCCAGACACCGTAGGCGATGTATTGGATGAAGAAACAATAAGAAAAGTATCATTAATCTTTAACCGCCAAGTCAACCTAATCGACGTACAACACTCACTCCAAACAATAGGATCCATACTAGAATCCTACATATGTGATGAAGAAACTACTTTTAAAGGCAATGTTTACCCCAAGGGAACTTGGTTTGTTAGTGTTGATGTAACTGACCAGGAAATCCAACAAGCATTACGTGATGGAGAATACACTGGTTTCAGTATACTTGCAGCACCTTACAAAAGTGTTGAAGATATGAGAAGAAAAGGAGTGAACTGATAAAATGGGTATTAAATTTAAAGATGTTGGTAAAAAATGGAAACCCACTAGCATAAGCATAGTTGATAAACCAGGACATCCATTAGCTGTTTTTGAAGTTTACGAAGACGATGACGAAATTAAAATAATGCCATTTGGGATTGAAATTACTTATAGTGATGATAATGTAGGTGTCCCAATTGGTTGGCATACCAGTTAAACTGATTTTTAAAAGGTTAATATCCTTTATTTCCCACCCATCAGGAATAGTATTGTAATCTTTAATCTTACCCCTGATACTGAGGCCTAGATTAATCCCAATGTCTAACATTTCTTTAATTTCAGCTGCAAATTTAGAACGAATAACAGATTTAATTTTTAATACATTTTCATCTGTATCCATTACTTCTTTGATAGCTCCAATTATTCCATCAAATAATTTATCCTCATGATTTCCATGTAAGTTTTTAGTACTTGTGAGTAGTTGTGTTTTCATGGACTCAATAGCTGATGGTAATATAATATCTCCTTGAAGGTCTTTGTTAGTAGTTGAAGCTATTCCTTCTATGGTGAGTGTTCCATCAGGGTTTAAATCATATGATTTTTGTGTGGATGGTGCATACAATTTAAATTGTTTAATTGTTTCAGTTGACATTTT
The DNA window shown above is from Methanobrevibacter olleyae and carries:
- a CDS encoding ion channel — translated: MKSWFERLDISLSILIIIDVLLIIASILFNLEQEYIDFIFIFDTLICIVLIINFIIKYLDSADRNQFLKENYLDLVASLPLGLLILPFPSQLLYSYHLIILLRLLRVILLFKDISKYVKRFFNATYLDKIIAIFIVIIVGSTFTLYYFDPNIHSIYESLWFIFQTITTVGYGDIIPESPVGHFISLLLLIVGVLMFSVLTASFAYFFNQKIFKEENDEFNKKVNTLKENLDKTKESIDKIKEKTISNDEELAEIKENVKDLSNRMDYLIDLIEKKE
- a CDS encoding HK97 family phage prohead protease is translated as MSTETIKQFKLYAPSTQKSYDLNPDGTLTIEGIASTTNKDLQGDIILPSAIESMKTQLLTSTKNLHGNHEDKLFDGIIGAIKEVMDTDENVLKIKSVIRSKFAAEIKEMLDIGINLGLSIRGKIKDYNTIPDGWEIKDINLLKISLTGMPTNWDTYIIITISNFNPKWHYFNFVIVFVNFKNS
- a CDS encoding glutamate synthase-related protein, which encodes MAIYKCSICGYEFDEEKENKSFKELEKCPVCKHPASVFKKISDGGDGDKKESVNEISEGSDGDKKEAAFSSSQLEYPKETARFDSSIPHMADIHEMAVNGNSIINAMATEIPMPSWDEILIIANQLNPFPLDEHAEVKTRTIIGKNARKPMVLESPIYISHMSFGALSYESKIALAKGSAMAKTAMSSGEGGILADEMENSYKYIFEYVPNHYSLTKENLVNSDAIEIKIGQGTKPGMGGHLPAKKISEEIAAIRGKPMGEDIISPSLYEEIKSKEDLKDLISHLREESEGRPIGVKIAAGRIEEDLEFISYAEPDFITIDGRGGATGASPKIIRDATSIPTIYALSRARKYLDDNNIDIDLIITGGLRVSSDFAKALSLGADAIAVATSALMAIGCQQYRICGSGNCPVGITTQDENLRKRMDIDIASQRVYNYLNVSLEEIKTFARITGHEDIHDLSLDNLTTFNSEISDYTDIPHV
- a CDS encoding ADP-ribosyltransferase, which encodes MLYPGDLEGGAENVANCRCWLQFTNITPSNLKTRGTIQINPNVNLTTNNAKTYSVNTESKGKTRKPNINEYTSSNKKQGLFSKIKTRILNIGNKNTSKITKPEIKSNKNSININYNKDPHKVVEVNNKKIYGVGESIEDKLAFSNKWAIKKSDLSKKEYNFVKLYSGDVTKILNNYLREIAIEPNNFKRKLIHAKFMIKWNKFRFKYPKEYMPLNEYLKISETIFEKGKVLDEDLVLVRRQSRPLSDYANEGIYHSDAFLSTSISMNVKPELYGPYINLIVVPKGTKIFYIEKITSTKTEYEVLFNKGSDLKFLNQENKYISSWILI
- a CDS encoding XkdF-like putative serine protease domain-containing protein, with amino-acid sequence MIVKGAVLIPKIPDTVGDVLDEETIRKVSLIFNRQVNLIDVQHSLQTIGSILESYICDEETTFKGNVYPKGTWFVSVDVTDQEIQQALRDGEYTGFSILAAPYKSVEDMRRKGVN